One Flavobacterium sp. 90 DNA segment encodes these proteins:
- a CDS encoding copper resistance protein NlpE has translation MKKLMLTLVISSLIMSCNNKKSVNTVTTSVDSTSSIIEDTKSLIAETDSLGEAKVYEGILPCADCSGIKTELKIYSGDGTMESHKFELTSTYQGREPGNVFTQKGNFNTERGLGKDPNGTIYVLNYDKPEGEHIFYGYTEATPDKIFLLDNKRQIIQSKLNYTLTLKN, from the coding sequence ATGAAAAAATTAATGCTAACGTTGGTTATTTCGAGTCTTATAATGTCTTGCAATAATAAGAAAAGCGTAAACACAGTAACTACTTCAGTCGATAGTACTTCTTCTATTATTGAAGATACAAAAAGTCTGATTGCGGAAACGGATAGTCTGGGCGAAGCAAAAGTATACGAAGGTATATTGCCTTGCGCAGATTGTAGCGGAATTAAAACTGAGTTAAAAATTTATTCGGGAGACGGCACTATGGAAAGCCATAAGTTTGAATTAACAAGTACGTATCAAGGAAGAGAACCGGGAAATGTATTTACACAAAAAGGCAATTTCAACACAGAACGCGGATTAGGAAAAGATCCTAACGGAACAATCTACGTCCTAAATTACGACAAACCAGAAGGCGAACATATATTTTACGGCTATACAGAAGCAACACCAGATAAAATTTTTCTACTAGATAATAAACGTCAAATTATTCAATCAAAACTCAATTATACTCTAACTCTCAAAAATTAG
- a CDS encoding glycoside hydrolase family 2 TIM barrel-domain containing protein: MKKLITTLFLALSLFGFAQNQSLISNVPNRHTTSLNGVWNYIVDPYETGFYSFHHDEYDKQAKPSNAAYFNNYHAVNKQELVEYDFDKSPKINIPGDWTSQVPELKYYEGNVWFKKSFDYDLKAKKRLFVYLGAINYKADVYLNGKKLGTHIGGFTPFNYEVTSIVKPKDNYLVIKVDNTRHKEDVPTINTDWWNYGGITRDVTLIEENESFVEDYNIQLKKGNSGLISGFVKINNSNAALNLVTVSIPELKINYKGKVGADGTVNFEIPAKKISYWSPENPKLYDVTIDYNGEKLKDNIGFRTIETQEDKILLNGKPIFLRGISIHEENAKGGRANSEEDALRLLNWAKELGCNYVRLAHYPHNENIIRTADKMGLMVWEEIPVYWTVEFTRDATYKNAEDQLTAAITRDKNRACIIIWSMANETPISDARNAFIKNLVDHTKSLDNTRLISAALLTQSDSAGFGTINDAIGDYLDIIAFNQYLGWYGGNLEDAEKIFWKTKYNKPVIVSEFGGDAKAGLHGEKNERWTEEFQEYLYIQNLKMIEKIPHLSGLSPWILVDFRSPRRLLPGIQDEYNRKGLISNDGQKKKAFYIMQNWYDKKKKEQN; encoded by the coding sequence ATGAAAAAACTAATAACCACATTATTCCTCGCATTATCCCTTTTTGGATTTGCGCAAAATCAAAGTCTGATTTCTAATGTTCCAAACCGACATACAACTTCTTTAAACGGGGTTTGGAATTATATTGTTGATCCTTACGAAACGGGATTTTATAGCTTTCATCATGATGAATATGATAAACAGGCTAAACCATCAAATGCGGCTTATTTCAATAATTATCATGCGGTAAACAAACAGGAATTGGTGGAATATGATTTTGATAAATCTCCTAAAATAAATATTCCGGGGGATTGGACTTCGCAGGTTCCGGAGCTTAAATATTATGAAGGAAATGTTTGGTTCAAGAAATCTTTTGATTATGATTTGAAAGCTAAAAAACGCCTTTTTGTTTATTTGGGAGCGATCAATTATAAGGCTGATGTTTATTTAAACGGGAAGAAACTTGGAACTCATATTGGAGGTTTTACGCCTTTTAATTACGAAGTTACTTCGATTGTAAAACCAAAAGACAATTATCTGGTTATTAAAGTAGATAATACAAGACATAAAGAAGATGTTCCGACTATTAATACGGATTGGTGGAATTATGGTGGAATCACGCGCGATGTGACTTTAATCGAAGAAAATGAATCGTTTGTTGAGGATTATAATATTCAGCTTAAAAAAGGAAATTCCGGCTTAATTTCTGGGTTCGTTAAAATCAATAATTCTAATGCTGCATTGAATTTGGTAACGGTTTCTATTCCTGAATTGAAAATTAATTATAAAGGAAAAGTTGGCGCTGACGGAACTGTAAACTTTGAAATTCCGGCGAAAAAAATCTCTTATTGGTCTCCTGAAAATCCAAAATTATATGATGTAACTATTGATTATAACGGAGAAAAATTAAAAGATAATATTGGTTTCAGAACTATCGAAACTCAGGAAGACAAAATTTTACTGAACGGAAAACCAATCTTTTTACGCGGAATTTCGATTCACGAAGAAAATGCAAAAGGCGGACGTGCAAATTCTGAAGAAGATGCTTTGCGTTTGTTAAACTGGGCTAAAGAATTAGGTTGTAATTATGTTCGTCTGGCGCATTATCCGCATAACGAAAACATTATCAGAACGGCTGATAAAATGGGATTGATGGTTTGGGAGGAAATTCCGGTTTACTGGACGGTTGAATTTACAAGAGACGCTACTTATAAAAATGCCGAAGATCAATTGACAGCAGCAATTACGAGAGATAAAAACCGTGCTTGTATTATTATCTGGTCAATGGCAAATGAAACGCCAATATCTGATGCGAGAAATGCTTTTATCAAAAATTTAGTCGATCATACTAAATCTTTGGACAATACAAGATTGATCAGTGCGGCTTTATTGACGCAAAGTGACAGCGCCGGATTTGGAACTATAAATGATGCAATTGGCGATTATCTGGACATTATTGCTTTCAATCAATATTTAGGCTGGTACGGAGGAAATCTTGAAGATGCTGAGAAAATATTCTGGAAAACTAAATATAATAAACCAGTTATTGTTTCAGAATTTGGAGGCGATGCGAAAGCTGGATTACACGGAGAAAAAAACGAGCGTTGGACAGAAGAATTTCAAGAATACTTGTACATTCAGAATTTGAAGATGATCGAAAAAATACCTCATCTTAGCGGTTTAAGTCCGTGGATTTTGGTTGATTTCAGATCTCCAAGAAGACTTCTTCCAGGAATTCAGGACGAGTATAACCGAAAAGGTCTGATCTCAAATGATGGTCAAAAGAAGAAAGCTTTTTATATTATGCAGAATTGGTACGACAAAAAGAAAAAAGAGCAAAACTAA
- a CDS encoding YegP family protein, with protein sequence MGKFVITKRTNGEFQFNLKAGNGQTILTSEGYTTKAACLNGIESVKTNSADDNKFDRKESSNGKPYFNLKATNGQIIGASEMYESTAARENGIESVKTNASAATTDDQTA encoded by the coding sequence ATGGGAAAATTTGTGATTACTAAAAGAACTAACGGCGAATTTCAATTTAATTTAAAAGCAGGTAACGGTCAAACAATTTTAACCAGCGAAGGTTATACTACAAAAGCTGCGTGTCTAAATGGTATTGAATCTGTGAAAACAAACTCAGCAGATGACAATAAATTTGACAGAAAAGAATCTTCTAATGGTAAACCTTATTTTAATCTAAAGGCTACTAACGGTCAAATTATTGGCGCTAGCGAAATGTATGAAAGTACTGCCGCAAGAGAAAACGGAATTGAATCGGTAAAAACAAATGCGTCAGCAGCAACTACAGATGATCAGACAGCATAA
- a CDS encoding family 43 glycosylhydrolase, with the protein MKRLQFCLVSFLLFFTFLQAQNNTKGIPPVIAEKDLTAYLFVYFTGNNVEEEAVRYAISADGYHYYNLNNNQAVIDSKTISSTGGVRDPHILRGDDGKTFYMVLTDMTSSKGWDSNRAMILLKSKDLVKWESSVVNIQTAFSGNENLKRVWAPQTIYDAKAGKYMIYFSMQYAGGPDKIYYAYANKDFTALESAPKLLFVPKSERACIDGDIIEKDGVYHLFYKTETEKAGIKVATTTDLTSGKWTENDNYLQQTNDGVEGSSVFKLNNSDEYILMYDIYTKGKYQFTKTKDLENFTVIDNDISMDFNPRHGTILPITRSELKRLIAKWGMPKDFPKINNNPVLEGYYADPEILYSNKTNKYYIYPTSDGFDGWSGYYFKTFSSDNLTNWKDEGIILDLKKDVSWANRNAWAPCIVEKKIKGKYKYFYYFTAAQKVGVASSDNPTGPFKDSGKALISTRPEGIKDGQEIDPDVFTDPKTNKSYLYWGNGYMAVAELNADMISIKKGSTKVIKTDNTFREGTYVIYRKGIYYFLWSEDDTRSPNYKVRYGISKSPLGPIEITENNIVIQGNPDQGIYATGHNSVLQIPNKDEWYITYHRFSYPTGIKMGDAGGFHREVCIDKLEFNPDGTIKQVIPTHTGINAIK; encoded by the coding sequence ATGAAGAGATTACAATTTTGTCTTGTATCGTTTTTACTTTTTTTTACTTTTTTACAAGCCCAGAATAATACAAAAGGAATTCCGCCAGTTATTGCCGAGAAAGATTTGACAGCTTATTTATTCGTTTATTTTACAGGAAATAATGTCGAAGAAGAAGCCGTAAGATATGCCATCAGCGCAGACGGTTATCATTATTACAATCTGAATAATAATCAGGCTGTTATTGATAGTAAAACGATAAGTTCAACCGGAGGCGTTCGCGATCCGCATATTTTGCGTGGCGACGATGGCAAAACATTTTATATGGTTTTGACCGATATGACATCTTCAAAAGGATGGGACAGCAATCGTGCAATGATTTTATTAAAAAGTAAAGATCTTGTAAAATGGGAGAGTAGTGTAGTAAATATTCAAACCGCTTTTTCAGGAAATGAAAACCTGAAACGTGTTTGGGCGCCGCAAACAATTTATGATGCAAAAGCAGGGAAATACATGATTTACTTTAGTATGCAATATGCCGGAGGACCTGATAAGATTTATTACGCTTATGCGAATAAAGATTTCACAGCTCTGGAAAGTGCTCCAAAATTATTATTTGTGCCAAAATCAGAAAGAGCTTGCATCGACGGAGATATTATCGAAAAAGACGGAGTTTATCATCTTTTCTACAAAACAGAAACCGAAAAAGCAGGAATAAAAGTCGCTACAACAACCGATTTAACATCTGGAAAATGGACAGAAAACGACAATTATTTGCAACAAACCAATGATGGAGTTGAAGGTTCAAGCGTTTTCAAACTAAATAATTCCGATGAATATATTTTGATGTATGATATTTATACCAAAGGAAAATATCAGTTTACAAAAACGAAAGACTTAGAAAATTTCACGGTAATTGACAACGATATTTCCATGGATTTCAATCCGCGTCATGGGACAATTTTACCCATAACTCGTTCTGAATTGAAAAGATTGATTGCCAAATGGGGAATGCCAAAAGATTTTCCGAAAATAAATAATAATCCCGTTTTAGAAGGATATTATGCAGATCCTGAGATTTTATATTCAAACAAAACAAACAAATATTATATCTATCCAACAAGTGACGGATTTGATGGCTGGTCAGGTTATTATTTTAAAACTTTTTCTTCAGATAATTTAACCAACTGGAAAGATGAAGGCATTATTCTGGATCTGAAAAAAGACGTAAGCTGGGCAAACAGAAATGCCTGGGCACCTTGTATTGTCGAGAAAAAAATCAAAGGTAAATACAAGTATTTCTATTATTTTACGGCAGCACAAAAAGTTGGAGTTGCATCGTCAGATAATCCAACGGGACCTTTTAAAGATAGCGGAAAAGCATTAATAAGCACAAGACCCGAAGGCATAAAAGACGGTCAGGAAATTGATCCTGATGTTTTTACAGATCCAAAAACAAATAAAAGTTATTTATACTGGGGCAACGGTTATATGGCTGTAGCCGAATTGAATGCAGATATGATTTCGATAAAAAAAGGAAGTACTAAAGTCATTAAAACAGATAATACCTTTAGAGAAGGAACATATGTTATTTATAGAAAAGGAATTTATTACTTTTTATGGAGCGAAGATGATACCAGAAGCCCAAATTACAAAGTAAGATATGGAATTTCGAAATCGCCGCTTGGACCAATTGAAATTACGGAAAACAACATCGTTATACAAGGAAATCCAGATCAGGGAATTTATGCAACAGGACATAACTCTGTACTACAAATTCCAAACAAAGACGAGTGGTATATTACATATCATCGATTTTCATACCCAACTGGAATAAAAATGGGCGATGCAGGAGGTTTTCATAGAGAAGTTTGCATTGATAAACTAGAGTTTAATCCCGATGGAACCATCAAACAAGTAATTCCAACGCACACTGGAATTAATGCAATTAAGTAA
- a CDS encoding serine hydrolase, whose translation MRKTHLLLLLLLSAFYGYSQQKFKITYEQLKEYEGVYEYKNNTTLQIAASPKDTILYAIINDSKYALKPSDKDVFLNMSQETVTFLRDKSSVINGYSSDEKTFKLLNKKVVFPKEMWYPRLNVTKDYKYVYQQPKKDLDGLVTGTLDNTGLDKALLGEMMQKIVDGTYANVHSVLIIKDGKLVFEEYFYDNNKAKLHELRSATKSFVSALTGIAIDKGLIKDKTETVLSYFPDYTIKNLTDDKKQITIENLLTNQSGLDCDVSNPKAEGNETAMNYSDDWIQFTLDLPMVDVPGGKGMYCSGNPITMGKIIERATKMPLPEFAKQTLFKDLGIKNFKWNFKPDASSAETFCQVYLTSRDMAKFGLLYLNKGLWNGKQVVSKNWVEQSLSKHSVVQGVNYGYLWWLKSLTANGIKYNGKAAQGNGGQKIYIWEDQNMITIITGGNYNSQSPSDELIQKYILPSFNVKKAAN comes from the coding sequence ATGAGAAAGACCCATTTACTGTTGCTTCTTTTGTTGTCTGCTTTCTACGGATATTCTCAGCAAAAGTTTAAAATTACCTATGAACAATTAAAAGAGTACGAAGGTGTTTATGAATATAAAAATAACACCACTTTGCAAATCGCTGCTTCTCCAAAAGACACGATTTTATATGCCATTATCAACGACAGTAAATATGCTTTAAAACCTTCTGATAAAGATGTTTTTTTGAATATGTCTCAAGAAACTGTGACTTTCCTGAGAGATAAATCTTCTGTAATAAATGGCTATTCTTCTGATGAAAAAACCTTTAAATTACTTAATAAAAAAGTCGTTTTTCCTAAAGAAATGTGGTATCCAAGATTAAATGTTACTAAGGATTATAAATATGTGTACCAACAACCCAAAAAAGATTTAGATGGTTTAGTTACCGGAACGCTTGACAATACGGGTTTAGATAAAGCTTTATTGGGCGAAATGATGCAAAAAATCGTTGACGGAACTTACGCTAATGTTCACAGTGTTTTGATTATTAAAGATGGTAAACTTGTGTTTGAAGAATACTTTTATGATAATAATAAAGCTAAGTTGCACGAACTTCGATCGGCTACAAAAAGCTTTGTTTCGGCTTTGACCGGAATTGCAATTGATAAAGGACTTATTAAAGACAAAACTGAAACGGTGCTTTCTTATTTTCCTGATTATACGATTAAGAATCTTACGGATGATAAAAAACAAATCACGATTGAAAATCTGTTGACGAATCAAAGTGGTCTTGATTGTGATGTTAGCAATCCTAAAGCTGAAGGAAATGAAACGGCAATGAATTATTCCGATGACTGGATTCAATTTACACTGGATTTGCCAATGGTTGATGTTCCGGGCGGAAAAGGAATGTATTGCTCTGGAAATCCTATTACTATGGGGAAAATTATCGAAAGAGCAACAAAAATGCCTTTACCTGAGTTTGCTAAACAAACGCTGTTTAAAGATCTTGGAATTAAAAATTTCAAATGGAATTTTAAACCGGATGCTTCAAGTGCCGAAACTTTTTGTCAGGTTTACTTAACCTCTCGTGATATGGCAAAATTTGGTTTACTATATCTCAATAAAGGTCTTTGGAATGGCAAACAAGTAGTTTCTAAAAATTGGGTGGAACAATCGCTTTCTAAACATTCTGTCGTTCAAGGTGTGAATTATGGCTATTTATGGTGGCTCAAATCTCTGACCGCTAACGGCATAAAATACAACGGAAAAGCCGCGCAAGGAAATGGCGGACAGAAAATATATATTTGGGAAGACCAAAATATGATCACCATTATTACTGGGGGAAATTATAACTCACAATCACCAAGTGATGAATTGATTCAGAAGTATATTTTGCCTTCGTTTAACGTGAAAAAAGCAGCTAATTAG
- a CDS encoding DUF2911 domain-containing protein, producing MKKIYLLAVVLFAAVSVQAQDVVKFAPLDASPVDISYFPNKAVKFKKTDNPSPVVRVIYSRPSVKGRVIFGDLIKYGEIWRVGANENTEIKFYKPVSIGGTNIPAGTYSLFAIPEKDKWTIIINKELDMWGAYAYDESKDIAKVTVPVKPISSVVEALSIAFTTQGSVANLVIGWDKTTVEVPITIK from the coding sequence ATGAAAAAAATTTATTTACTGGCAGTTGTATTGTTTGCTGCCGTTTCAGTTCAGGCGCAAGATGTGGTGAAATTTGCTCCGCTTGACGCAAGTCCGGTTGATATTTCTTATTTTCCAAATAAAGCTGTTAAGTTCAAAAAAACAGATAATCCATCACCAGTTGTTAGGGTTATTTATTCAAGACCTTCGGTTAAAGGCCGTGTTATTTTTGGAGATTTAATTAAATACGGTGAAATTTGGCGCGTTGGTGCAAACGAGAATACTGAAATCAAATTTTACAAACCAGTTTCAATTGGTGGTACAAATATTCCAGCGGGAACTTATAGCTTATTTGCTATTCCTGAAAAAGACAAATGGACTATTATCATCAATAAAGAACTTGACATGTGGGGCGCTTATGCATATGACGAAAGTAAAGATATTGCTAAAGTAACTGTTCCGGTTAAACCAATATCAAGTGTTGTTGAAGCTTTATCAATTGCTTTTACAACTCAGGGTTCTGTTGCAAATCTTGTAATAGGATGGGATAAAACAACTGTTGAAGTTCCAATTACGATCAAATAA
- a CDS encoding glycoside hydrolase family 2 TIM barrel-domain containing protein: MKKLPYLYNNTFYTFALLFFFQICLSSIFAQTKMNINDNWHYLENNTSSLNEAKKATNWVSLNLPHTWNAEDATDLNPGYRRDASWYSKQLNIPKIDKNQCYSLYFEGSNVTTKVYVNGKEAGGHIGGYIGFTIDITNFINEGNNDIFVRVDNSYDIEIIPSQKSDFFIYGGITRDVWFVSQYKNHIDNLKITTPQVSAKTASVNIVASVVNPENTALSLTVILKNPKGKKVASKTIAVSDKTSTIKFENIKNPELWDTEKPNLYSVTAFLSEKKQIKDSITEKVGFRWFEFKDHGPFYLNGKRLLIRGTHRHEEQAGVGAAMSNVQHRADMESIKSMGANFVRLAHYPQDPEIYKACDELGLLVWDELPWCRGGIGDELWQTNTKNMLAEIINQNYNHPSIIIWSLGNEMNWLPDFPNGDNTEKTNVFLTELNDIAHKMDPSRKTAIRKYYEGSQIVDVFSPSIWSGWYSGSYKSYQKAIDVYKKEYKHFIHAEYGGDSHVGRHSENPVTGENIIKAEGWEEAIVQTKVANIAQIGDWSENYIVDLFDWHLHISENDPMFVGNIQWAFKDFATPLRPEDDIPYMNQKGLVDRNGNPKDAYYVFKSYWSKEPFTYIESHTWTERQGPENTPRTLSVFSNCEKVTLYHEGKSLGEKRRDISLYPANGLTWDVNFLKGENTLIAVGESKDGKKVSDTLKVNYRFKKNDTATSLQLSAQKLKNGNYLVTAIAIDNGNLRCLDYEESVYFQCLKGGKTMKNQGTPTGSESIKMANGKASIEVVPDGSGIPIEMTALNQSFKGEYLKIEP, encoded by the coding sequence ATGAAAAAACTACCGTACCTCTACAACAATACATTTTATACTTTTGCGCTTTTGTTTTTTTTTCAGATTTGTCTGAGCAGTATTTTTGCTCAGACAAAAATGAATATCAATGACAATTGGCATTATTTAGAAAATAATACTTCAAGCCTTAACGAAGCCAAAAAAGCTACAAATTGGGTTTCTTTAAATTTACCTCACACTTGGAATGCCGAAGATGCCACAGATTTAAATCCAGGTTACAGACGCGATGCAAGTTGGTATTCAAAGCAATTAAATATTCCGAAAATAGATAAAAACCAATGTTATTCTCTTTATTTTGAAGGATCGAATGTAACGACCAAAGTATATGTAAACGGTAAAGAAGCCGGAGGACATATTGGTGGTTATATTGGTTTTACAATTGATATCACAAATTTCATTAACGAAGGAAACAACGATATTTTTGTTCGTGTTGACAATAGTTATGATATCGAAATTATTCCGTCTCAAAAAAGCGATTTCTTTATTTATGGCGGAATCACAAGGGATGTTTGGTTCGTTTCTCAATACAAAAACCACATCGATAATTTGAAGATTACAACGCCTCAGGTTTCTGCAAAAACGGCTTCGGTAAACATTGTGGCTTCTGTTGTGAATCCTGAAAATACAGCTTTATCATTAACAGTAATTCTTAAAAATCCGAAAGGAAAAAAAGTAGCCAGTAAAACGATTGCTGTTTCGGATAAAACTTCAACTATTAAATTCGAAAACATCAAAAATCCAGAACTTTGGGATACTGAGAAACCAAATCTATATTCGGTTACAGCTTTCTTATCGGAGAAAAAACAAATAAAAGACAGCATTACCGAAAAAGTAGGTTTTAGATGGTTTGAGTTTAAAGATCATGGCCCTTTTTACCTTAACGGAAAAAGATTGCTGATTCGCGGTACACACAGACACGAAGAACAAGCGGGAGTTGGCGCTGCAATGAGCAACGTACAACATCGTGCCGATATGGAATCTATAAAAAGTATGGGCGCAAATTTTGTTCGCTTGGCGCATTATCCGCAAGATCCTGAAATCTATAAGGCTTGTGATGAACTTGGTCTTTTGGTTTGGGATGAATTGCCGTGGTGTCGCGGCGGAATTGGTGATGAACTTTGGCAAACGAATACTAAAAATATGCTTGCCGAAATCATCAATCAAAACTACAATCATCCAAGTATTATTATTTGGTCTCTTGGAAATGAAATGAACTGGCTTCCTGATTTTCCTAACGGTGATAATACTGAAAAAACGAATGTGTTTTTGACGGAACTAAACGACATTGCACACAAAATGGATCCAAGCCGAAAAACAGCCATTAGAAAGTATTATGAAGGTTCGCAAATTGTCGATGTCTTCTCCCCTTCTATTTGGTCGGGTTGGTATTCCGGAAGTTATAAAAGCTATCAAAAAGCAATTGACGTTTACAAAAAAGAATACAAACATTTTATTCATGCCGAATATGGTGGTGATAGCCACGTTGGGCGTCACAGCGAAAATCCTGTTACGGGAGAAAACATTATAAAAGCTGAAGGTTGGGAAGAAGCAATTGTTCAGACCAAAGTTGCGAATATTGCGCAAATTGGCGATTGGAGCGAGAATTATATCGTTGATTTATTCGATTGGCATTTGCATATATCCGAGAACGACCCAATGTTTGTGGGTAATATTCAGTGGGCGTTTAAGGATTTTGCAACGCCATTGCGCCCCGAAGATGATATTCCATATATGAATCAAAAAGGTCTTGTCGATAGAAATGGAAATCCGAAAGATGCTTATTATGTTTTTAAAAGTTATTGGAGCAAAGAACCTTTTACGTACATTGAATCGCATACCTGGACGGAGCGCCAAGGACCTGAAAATACTCCGAGAACTTTGAGCGTTTTCAGTAATTGTGAGAAGGTTACACTTTATCATGAAGGAAAATCTCTTGGAGAAAAGCGCAGAGATATTTCGCTATATCCTGCAAATGGTTTAACTTGGGACGTGAATTTTTTAAAGGGAGAAAATACGCTAATTGCCGTTGGTGAGTCTAAAGATGGTAAAAAGGTTTCAGATACTTTAAAGGTTAATTATCGCTTTAAGAAAAATGATACGGCGACATCTTTGCAATTATCAGCTCAGAAATTAAAAAATGGTAATTATCTGGTTACGGCAATCGCGATTGATAATGGTAATTTGCGTTGTCTTGATTATGAAGAAAGTGTTTATTTTCAATGTTTGAAAGGCGGAAAAACGATGAAAAATCAAGGTACTCCAACCGGAAGTGAATCGATTAAAATGGCAAATGGAAAGGCTTCGATTGAGGTTGTTCCGGATGGTTCCGGTATTCCGATTGAAATGACTGCTTTGAATCAGAGTTTTAAAGGGGAATATTTGAAGATTGAACCGTAG
- a CDS encoding glycoside hydrolase family 27 protein, giving the protein MKIKNRIALILGVVLVSASSNAQTKTFAKDEFKQWAQTPPMGWNSWDCYGSTVEEHEVKANADYMVKNLKKFGWEYVVVDIRWFVENDKAGGYNQTDPRYVIDQYGRYQPAVNRFPSAKDGQGFKPLADYIHKKGLKFGIHIMRGIPKKAVEEKLPIKGTNGITADQIYSTALQCEWLKDNYTVVADKAGAQEYYDSLFELYAQWGVDFIKIDDLSRPYHEGEINLIRNAIDKCGRKIVLSTSPGETPITAASHVKEHANMWRMVDDVWDTWPHITHLMEVSQKWYPYIAPGTWPDCDMIPLGRISLRGERGEDRMTRLTKDEQYTLITFFNIFKSPLFFGGDLPSNDAFTLSLLTNKDVVKMHNESTDVKQLFQKDGKIAVTSKNPKDGSVYLALFNISDNASEKIAVNLSDLGISGSAEVLNLWTGEKSKVSAKEISAELKPHSSVLYQLKNKK; this is encoded by the coding sequence ATGAAAATAAAAAATAGAATAGCCTTAATACTTGGAGTTGTTTTAGTATCAGCTTCTTCAAATGCACAGACAAAAACATTCGCAAAAGACGAGTTCAAACAATGGGCACAAACACCGCCAATGGGTTGGAACAGTTGGGATTGTTACGGTTCGACAGTAGAAGAACACGAGGTAAAAGCCAACGCCGATTATATGGTTAAAAACCTGAAAAAATTTGGTTGGGAATATGTTGTAGTAGACATCAGATGGTTTGTAGAAAACGACAAAGCAGGCGGATATAACCAAACAGATCCCAGATATGTAATCGATCAATACGGAAGATATCAACCAGCCGTAAACCGTTTTCCATCGGCGAAAGACGGACAAGGATTCAAACCTTTAGCAGATTATATTCATAAAAAAGGATTGAAATTTGGAATCCATATCATGCGCGGAATTCCTAAAAAAGCTGTTGAAGAAAAATTACCTATTAAAGGCACAAACGGAATCACAGCAGATCAAATTTATTCTACAGCATTGCAATGCGAATGGTTAAAAGATAATTATACCGTTGTTGCAGACAAAGCCGGAGCACAAGAATATTATGATTCATTGTTTGAACTTTACGCACAATGGGGCGTAGATTTTATCAAAATCGATGATTTATCACGACCTTATCACGAAGGCGAAATCAACTTAATAAGAAACGCGATCGACAAATGCGGACGTAAAATTGTATTAAGTACTTCGCCTGGAGAAACGCCAATTACGGCTGCTTCACACGTAAAAGAACATGCAAATATGTGGAGAATGGTTGACGATGTTTGGGACACTTGGCCGCACATTACGCATTTGATGGAAGTAAGCCAGAAATGGTATCCGTACATTGCACCGGGAACATGGCCAGACTGCGATATGATTCCGCTTGGACGTATTTCCTTAAGAGGAGAACGTGGTGAAGACCGAATGACTCGTTTGACAAAAGACGAACAATATACGTTGATTACCTTCTTCAATATCTTTAAATCACCGTTGTTTTTTGGTGGAGATTTACCAAGTAATGACGCTTTTACCTTGTCATTATTAACCAATAAAGATGTGGTAAAAATGCACAATGAAAGTACAGATGTTAAACAACTTTTTCAGAAAGATGGAAAAATTGCTGTGACTTCAAAAAATCCTAAAGACGGAAGCGTTTATTTGGCTTTGTTTAATATTTCAGATAATGCTTCTGAGAAAATAGCTGTAAATCTTTCAGATCTTGGAATTTCAGGTTCTGCCGAAGTTTTAAATCTTTGGACAGGTGAAAAATCAAAAGTTTCTGCCAAAGAAATTTCTGCAGAATTAAAACCACATAGTTCTGTCTTATATCAATTAAAAAACAAAAAATAA